Proteins from one Salinispora arenicola genomic window:
- a CDS encoding ArsA-related P-loop ATPase — MGAAQRPAEPAGTEWPARLHVVTGKGGTGKSSVAAALALALAAGGRRTLLVEVEGRQGIAQLFDTDPLPYAERHLTDAPGGGEVRALAVDAEEALLEYLDMFYKLGGAGRALRKFGAIDFATTIAPGLRDVLLTGKVKEATTRTQGGQRVYDAVVLDAPPTGRIGRFLNVTAETARLARMGPIKTQSEGVAALLRSPMTAVHVVTLLEEMPVQETVDAIAELTSLGFPVGRIIVNATRPPVPAGPVVTPTELARGLRAAGLPADDPTVSGLAAEAHDQAVRRELEDSLRTDLVELDLPLVELPLLPDGVDRVGLHRLAAALVRAA; from the coding sequence GTGGGAGCAGCGCAGCGACCGGCCGAGCCGGCCGGTACCGAATGGCCGGCCCGCCTCCACGTGGTCACCGGCAAGGGCGGCACCGGCAAGAGCAGCGTCGCGGCCGCCCTCGCGCTTGCTCTCGCCGCCGGGGGCCGGCGCACCCTGCTGGTCGAGGTCGAGGGACGGCAGGGCATCGCCCAGCTCTTCGACACCGACCCGCTGCCGTACGCCGAACGGCACCTGACCGACGCTCCGGGCGGTGGCGAGGTGCGGGCCCTCGCCGTGGACGCGGAGGAGGCCCTGCTCGAGTATCTGGACATGTTCTACAAGCTCGGCGGGGCGGGGCGGGCACTGCGCAAGTTCGGCGCCATCGACTTCGCCACCACCATCGCTCCCGGCCTGCGCGACGTCCTGCTGACCGGCAAGGTCAAGGAGGCCACCACCCGCACCCAGGGCGGGCAGCGGGTGTATGACGCGGTGGTGCTGGACGCGCCGCCGACCGGGCGAATCGGTCGGTTCCTCAACGTCACCGCCGAAACCGCGCGGTTGGCCCGGATGGGGCCGATCAAGACCCAGAGCGAGGGGGTCGCCGCCCTGCTGCGCTCCCCGATGACCGCCGTGCACGTGGTGACGCTGCTCGAGGAGATGCCGGTCCAGGAGACCGTGGACGCCATCGCCGAGTTGACGTCGTTGGGCTTCCCCGTCGGGCGGATCATCGTCAACGCCACCCGTCCGCCCGTGCCGGCCGGTCCCGTGGTCACCCCGACGGAACTCGCTCGGGGCCTGCGCGCCGCCGGACTGCCGGCCGATGACCCGACCGTGTCCGGACTGGCCGCCGAGGCGCACGACCAGGCGGTACGCCGTGAGTTGGAGGACTCGCTGCGGACCGATCTGGTGGAGTTGGATCTGCCACTGGTCGAGCTGCCGCTACTGCCTGACGGGGTGGACCGGGTGGGGCTGCATCGCCTGGCCGCGGCGCTCGTCCGCGCAGCTTGA
- a CDS encoding DUF4177 domain-containing protein translates to MQKWEYATVPLLVHATKQILDNWGEDGWELVSVVPGPNPEQLVAYLKRAKA, encoded by the coding sequence ATGCAGAAGTGGGAGTACGCCACGGTCCCGCTGCTGGTCCATGCGACCAAGCAGATCCTCGACAACTGGGGCGAGGACGGCTGGGAACTGGTGTCCGTGGTGCCCGGTCCGAATCCCGAGCAACTCGTCGCCTACCTGAAGCGGGCCAAGGCATGA
- a CDS encoding RidA family protein — protein sequence MTGPLAKLAELGHKLPEVVPPVASYLPAVQSGQHVYVSGQLPMAEGKLLATGKVGAGVSADQAKDLAQRCALNALAAINSLVGLENVVKVVKLTGFVASAPGFTGQPGVINGASDLFGTVFGEAGRHARSAVGVAELPLDAPVEVEVIVEVTA from the coding sequence ATGACCGGGCCGCTCGCGAAACTCGCCGAGTTGGGGCACAAGCTGCCCGAGGTGGTGCCCCCCGTGGCCAGTTACCTGCCGGCCGTGCAGTCCGGGCAGCACGTCTACGTCTCCGGTCAGCTACCGATGGCCGAGGGTAAACTGCTCGCGACCGGCAAGGTCGGCGCCGGTGTCTCTGCCGACCAGGCCAAGGACCTGGCCCAGCGGTGCGCGCTGAACGCACTCGCGGCGATCAACTCGCTGGTCGGCCTGGAGAACGTCGTCAAAGTCGTCAAGCTGACCGGCTTCGTGGCCAGTGCCCCGGGCTTCACCGGCCAGCCCGGCGTCATCAACGGCGCCTCCGACCTTTTCGGCACCGTCTTCGGTGAGGCCGGTCGTCATGCGAGGAGCGCGGTGGGGGTGGCCGAACTGCCCCTGGACGCCCCCGTCGAGGTCGAGGTCATCGTCGAGGTCACGGCCTAG
- a CDS encoding MBL fold metallo-hydrolase translates to MSGHFTAPATALAGALPGWVTLLRAPNPGPMTLTGTNTWVLRAAAGAPAVVVDPGPADETHLAAIAAQGPIGHVLITHGHPDHTEGSARLHDLLGGVPVLAADPAHTIGGAPLTASADQLGGDGLQIRLLVTPGHTADSICLLARHGDERVVLTGDTILGRGTAVVAHPDGHLGDYLDSLELLSTYAGIPALPGHGPALADCGAAAEFYLAHRRGRLDQVRAALDAGASTPAEVVAAVYADVDRSLWWAAEWSVRAQLEYLGRESGTTGAGLEQT, encoded by the coding sequence ATGAGCGGGCACTTCACGGCGCCGGCGACAGCTCTCGCGGGCGCGCTGCCGGGGTGGGTCACGCTGCTGCGGGCCCCGAACCCAGGGCCGATGACACTGACTGGAACCAACACCTGGGTGCTGCGCGCCGCTGCAGGCGCACCTGCAGTGGTGGTCGACCCTGGGCCAGCCGACGAGACACACCTGGCCGCGATCGCCGCCCAGGGGCCGATCGGGCACGTGCTGATCACACACGGGCACCCCGACCACACCGAAGGCTCAGCGCGTCTGCATGACCTGCTCGGCGGGGTGCCCGTGCTCGCCGCGGACCCCGCGCACACCATCGGCGGTGCGCCGCTGACCGCGTCGGCCGACCAACTCGGCGGCGACGGGCTACAGATCCGCCTGCTGGTCACCCCCGGGCACACCGCCGACTCGATCTGCCTGCTCGCGCGGCACGGCGACGAGCGGGTGGTGCTCACCGGCGACACGATCCTTGGCCGGGGCACCGCCGTGGTCGCCCACCCGGACGGACATCTCGGGGACTACCTGGACAGCCTCGAGTTGCTCTCGACGTACGCCGGGATCCCGGCGCTGCCCGGCCACGGCCCGGCACTGGCCGACTGTGGCGCCGCGGCGGAGTTCTACCTGGCCCACCGGCGGGGTCGACTCGACCAGGTCCGGGCCGCGCTCGACGCCGGTGCCAGCACCCCCGCCGAGGTCGTGGCGGCGGTCTACGCCGACGTCGACCGGTCACTGTGGTGGGCTGCCGAATGGTCGGTCCGGGCGCAGTTGGAGTACCTGGGCCGGGAATCCGGCACCACCGGTGCGGGGTTGGAGCAGACGTGA